The Pseudomonas aeruginosa genome includes the window CCGACGATGCCGAGCTTCTTGCCACGGATCTCGAAGGAATTCGCCGCGCTCTTGATCCAGCCGCCGCGATGGCAGGAGGCGTTCTTTTCCGGGATGCCGCGCAGCAGCAGGATCGCCTCGGCCAGTACCAGCTCAGCCACAGAGCGGGTGTTCGAGTAGGGCGCGTTGAACACGGCGATACCGCGTTCGCGGGCGGCGTTGAGGTCGACCTGGTTGGTGCCGATGCAGAAGCAGCCGACCGCGATCAGTTTCTTCGCGCAGTCGAAGACCTCTTCGGTCAGCTGGGTGCGGGAGCGAATGCCGATGAAGTGCGCATCGGCGATCCTTTCCTTCAGCTCGTCGCCGGAAAGCGCGGTCTTGAGGTACTCGATGTTGGTGTAGCCGGCGGCCTTCAGCGTGTCCACGGCGTTCTGGTGGACACCTTCGAGAAGAAGGAACTTGATCTTGCTCTTGTCGAGAGAGGTCTTGCTCATCTGCGTAAACCTGTTGTCCCGGAGGAAGTGGCTGGAAAGCGAACTGCGCGAAGCGGGTCCGGCCGGCGCTGGCCGGCACCCGCAACTCGGCGCCCAGAGGCACTAAGCGCGGGGGGCGTATGCTAGCATGTTCTCCCTTTTCCTTGCCCGGTTGCGACCTGAGTTGTTCTCAGGACGACCATGAATCATTTGAGAGTTCCCGAATGACCCGCGAAGCCCTGATCGAATCGCTCAAGCCCCTGGTCGAGCCTGGCAAGCTGCTCGACGACGCCGCCTCCCTGGACGCCTACGGCAAGGACTGGACCAAGCATTTCGCCCCTGCGCCGCTGGCCATCGTGTTCCCCAAGAGCGTCGAGCAGGTCCAGGCGATCGTCCGCTGGGCCAACCAGCACAAGGTCGGTCTGGTCCCGTCGGGCGGTCGTACCGGGCTCTCCGCCGCGGCCGTGGCGGCCAACGGCGAAGTCGTGGTGGCCTTCGACTACATGAACCGGATACTCGACTTCAATGCCTTCGACCGCACCGTAGTCTGCCAGCCGGGCGTGGTTACCAAGCAACTGCAGACCTTCGCCGAGGAAAACGGCCTGTACTACCCGGTTGACTTCGCTTCTTCCGGTTCCAGCCAGATCGGCGGCAATATCGGCACCAATGCCGGCGGGATCAAGGTCATTCGCTACGGCATGACCCGTAACTGGGTGGCCGGGATGAAGGTCGTCACCGGCAAGGGCGACCTGCTCGAGCTGAACAAGGACCTGATCAAGAACGCCACCGGCTACGATATGCGCCAGCTGTTCATCGGCGCCGAAGGCACCCTGGGCTTCGTGGTCGAGGCGACCATGCGCCTGGAGCGCACGCCGAAGAACCTCACCGCTATGGTCCTCGGCACGCCCGACTTCGACTCGATCATGCCGGTGCTGCATGCCTTCCAGAGCAAGCTCGACCTGACCGCCTTCGAGTTCTTCTCCGACAAGGCCCTGGCCAAGGTCCTGGCCCGTGGCGACGTACCGCGGGCGTTCGAAACCGACTGCCCGTTCTACGCCCTGCTGGAGTTCGAGGCGACCACCGAGGAAGTCGCCAACGAGGCGCTGGCCACCTTCGAGCACTGCGTCGAGCAGGGCTGGGTGCTGGACGGGGTGATGAGCCAGAGCGAGCAGCAGTTGCAGAACCTGTGGAAGCTGCGCGAGTACATCTCCGAGACCATCTCCCACTGGACGCCGTACAAGAACGACATCTCGGTCACGGTTTCCCGGGTGCCCGCCTTCCTCAAGGACATCGACGCCATCGTCGAGGCCAACTACCCGGACTTCGAGGTGGTGTGGTTCGGCCACATCGGCGACGGCAACCTGCACCTGAACATCCTCAAGCCGGAAAACCTCGGCAAGGACGAGTTCTTCGCCAAGTGCGCGACCGTCAACAAGTGGGTGTTCGAGACCGTCGAGAAGTACAACGGCTCGATTTCCGCCGAGCATGGCGTGGGCATGACCAAGCGCGACTACTTGACCTACACCCGCTCGGAAACCGAAATTGCCTATATGAAGGCACTGAGGGCGGTGTTCGACCCCAACGGGATCATGAATCCCGGCAAGATCTTCGCCGAGTAGCAGGTGTCGCAACGCAGAGGGCCGGTCATCCGGCCCTTCTCGTCTGTGGCGGGCGCCACGGATGCCTTTCCACCCGTTCAGGAGTCGGTAAATGAGTTACCAGCATCAATATATCGACGGCACCCCGATCCACTTCCCCCTGGGCAAGCTGGTCTGCGTCGGGCGCAACTACGCCGAACACGCCAAGGAACTGAACAACCCGGTTCCCACCGAGCCGCTGCTGTTCATCAAGCCCGGCTCCTGCGTGGTGCCGGTGAGCGGCGGGCTGAGCCTGCCGCAGGAGCGCGGCTCGGTACACTACGAGGCGGAAATCGCCGTGCTGATCGGCAAGCCGCTGTCGCGCAAGCCGAACCGCGAGGAGGTCCTCGACGCGATCTCCGGCTATGCGCCGGCGCTGGACCTGACCTTGCGCGAGGTCCAGGCGAAACTGAAGGAAAAGGGCCTGCCCTGGGAGCTGGCAAAGAGCTTCGATGGCGCCGGCGTGCTGTCGCCGTTCGTGAACGCCGACCAGTTTCCCGACCCGACCGACATCGGCATCCGCCTGACCATCAACGGCGAGGTGCGCCAGGACGGCAACAGCCGCGACATGCTCAATCCGATCGTGCCGCTGATCCAGCACATCGCCGGGCATTTCTCGCTACAGGCCGGCGATGTGGTGCTGACCGGCACGCCGTCCGGGGTCGGGCCGCTGAACAGCGGCGACGAGTTGCTGCTCGAATTGCCGGGCGCCAGCCGTTTCGAGACCCGCGTGCTCTGAACCGCTGCGGCCGCCGGGTGCGGCCGGCCTCCCTAGCGCCGGCAGCGGAAACGACTGTCGGTCGGCTGGCCGACGCTTCGATTGACAGGCCGGGGGCAATGCCCTTTCATGGCGACGCCCAAGAAAACACCTGGCCAAACAGTCGAGCCTCGCCCATGTCCCTTGCCTCCAAGCTTCCCCGTTTCCGCTGGCTGCTGCCGGCGTTCGTCGTGCTCGTCGGCGTGGTGCTGACCATCGTCATGCATTGGGACGATCGCGCCGGCCTTTGGTGGAAGGAAAGCCAGGCCAGCCAGCAGCAGCGCGACGAAAGCATCTGGCTGCCGGGCTATCGGGTGGTGATCGACGCCAAGCCGTTGCAGGGCCTGGAGGAGGAAGAAACCTCGGACCTGGCCTACAACCCGGCAACCAGGACCCTGTTCACCGTTACCGGCAAGCGGCCGCTGCTGGTGGAGCTGTCGCTCACCGGCGACGTGCTGCGCACCATCCCGCTGCTCGGCCTGAGCAATCCCGAAGGCGTGGCGGTGCTGGAGAACGGCAACGTCGCGGTGACCGACGAGCGCCGCAATACCCTGACCATCTTCCATGTCGACCCGCAGACCGCCGAGCTGAGCACCAAGAGCCTGGCCGAATTCCCGCTGGGCAATATCGGCAAGAAGAACAAGGGCTTCGAGGGCATCGCCTGGGATCCGCGCCAGCAGCGTCTGTTGCTGAGCAAGGAGCGCGATCCGATGACCCTGTTCAGCTGGAAGAGCGACGGCGGGCCGAGCCTGAGCGGGGCGATGACCGCGCTACCGAGCGACGACCTGTACATGCGCAACGTCTCGGCCCTCAGCGTCGACCCGCGTACCGGCCATACCCTGGTGCTGTCGGCCGAATCGCATCTGCTGCTGGAGCTGGACGAGAAGGGCGAGCCGGTCAGCTTCATCAGCCTGCTCGGCGGCTTCAACGGCCTGGACAGCAAGATCCCGCGCGCCGAAGGGGTGGCCATCGACGACGAGGGCACCATCTACATGGTCAGCGAGCCGAACCTGTTCTACGTGTTCCGCAAGAAGAGCGGCGAGCGCCTGGCCACCAGCGACGCCGATTAAGCTTCGCTTAAGCGCCGATTAAGCCTGGTTTCAGCAAGGCTTCGTAGCCTGGACCCATCGAAACCAACTACGAGGCGTTACCCATGAAACTTCGTCACCTGCCCCTCATCGCTGCCATCGGCCTGTTCTCCACCGTCACCCTGGCCGCCGGCTATACCGGCCCGGGCGCTACCCCGACCACCACCACGGTGAAGGCCGCGCTGGAAGCCGCCGACGACACCCCGGTGGTCCTCCAGGGCACCATCGTCAAGCGCATCAAGGGCGACATCTACGAGTTCCGCGATGCCACCGGCAGCATGAAGGTCGAGATCGACGACGAAGACTTCCCGCCGATGGAAATCAACGACAAGACCCGGGTCAAGCTGACCGGCGAAGTCGACCGCGACCTGGTCGGCCGCGAGATCGACGTCGAGTTCGTCGAAGTGATCAAGTAAGGCCCTGAATCGAAACGGCCCGCCTCCCGGAAGAGAGGCGGGCCGTTTCGCGTTCCGACCGGGCGAAGTTGCGGGCGGGCTTACCGGTGAACCCCTTCGAAACCCTGTAGCACGTTCACCGCGTTGATCCCGATTTCCTCCACCGCGTAGCCTCCCTCCATCACGAACAGCGTGGCCAGGCCGAGCTTGCCGATGGCTTCGCCCATGCGCAGGTAGTCGGGGCTGTCCAGGCGGAACTGGGAAATCGGGTCCTCCTTGAAGGTATCCACCCCCAGGGAAACGATCAGGACGTCCGCCGCATAGGCCTGGATCTGCCGGATCGCCGCCTGCAGCGCCTGGCTCCAGGTCGCCCAGTCGCTGCCGGCCGCCAGTGGGTAGTTGAAGTTGTAGCCGGTGCCGACGCCGTTGCCCTTCTCGTCGGCGTAGCCGAGGAAATAGGGGTATTCGAAGCGCGGATCGCCGTGGATCGAGGTGAACAGCACATCGGCGCGGTCGTAGAAGATGTCCTGGGTGCCGTTGCCATGGTGGTAGTCGACGTCGAGGATCGCCACCCGCCCGGCGCCCCGGTCGAGGAAGGCCTGGGCGGCGATGGCGGCATTGTTGAAGAAGCAATAGCCGCCCATGTAGTCGGCCGCGGCGTGGTGGCCCGGCGGGCGACAGAGCGAAAATACCGAGCGCGCGCCGTTGGCGAGTTCGGACTGGCCGCTGAGGGCGACGTTGGCCGAACTGGTGATCGCCTGCCAGGTCCCGGCGGTGATCGGCGCGCCGGCGTCGAAGGAGTAGTAGCCGAGGCGACCGTCGATGTTGTCCGGCTCCGTCTGCCGCAGGCGCCGGGTCGGCCAGGCGATCGGCAGCATGTCGTGGCTGCGGCCGGTGGCCAGCCAGTCCTGCCAGGCGTTCTGCAGGAAACGCACGAAACCCTCGCTGTGCACCCGGCGGATCGGTTCCAGGCCGAAGTCGCGCGGTGCGCGGACTTCGCCGAGGCCGACGGCCTTCACGCGGTCGAGGACC containing:
- a CDS encoding NirD/YgiW/YdeI family stress tolerance protein; its protein translation is MKLRHLPLIAAIGLFSTVTLAAGYTGPGATPTTTTVKAALEAADDTPVVLQGTIVKRIKGDIYEFRDATGSMKVEIDDEDFPPMEINDKTRVKLTGEVDRDLVGREIDVEFVEVIK
- a CDS encoding fumarylacetoacetate hydrolase family protein, with amino-acid sequence MSYQHQYIDGTPIHFPLGKLVCVGRNYAEHAKELNNPVPTEPLLFIKPGSCVVPVSGGLSLPQERGSVHYEAEIAVLIGKPLSRKPNREEVLDAISGYAPALDLTLREVQAKLKEKGLPWELAKSFDGAGVLSPFVNADQFPDPTDIGIRLTINGEVRQDGNSRDMLNPIVPLIQHIAGHFSLQAGDVVLTGTPSGVGPLNSGDELLLELPGASRFETRVL
- a CDS encoding FAD-binding oxidoreductase, whose amino-acid sequence is MTREALIESLKPLVEPGKLLDDAASLDAYGKDWTKHFAPAPLAIVFPKSVEQVQAIVRWANQHKVGLVPSGGRTGLSAAAVAANGEVVVAFDYMNRILDFNAFDRTVVCQPGVVTKQLQTFAEENGLYYPVDFASSGSSQIGGNIGTNAGGIKVIRYGMTRNWVAGMKVVTGKGDLLELNKDLIKNATGYDMRQLFIGAEGTLGFVVEATMRLERTPKNLTAMVLGTPDFDSIMPVLHAFQSKLDLTAFEFFSDKALAKVLARGDVPRAFETDCPFYALLEFEATTEEVANEALATFEHCVEQGWVLDGVMSQSEQQLQNLWKLREYISETISHWTPYKNDISVTVSRVPAFLKDIDAIVEANYPDFEVVWFGHIGDGNLHLNILKPENLGKDEFFAKCATVNKWVFETVEKYNGSISAEHGVGMTKRDYLTYTRSETEIAYMKALRAVFDPNGIMNPGKIFAE
- the aphB gene encoding acetylpolyamine amidohydrolase AphB encodes the protein MLTIYSDDHRLHHGRHELIGGQFTPCFEKPSRADMVLDRVKAVGLGEVRAPRDFGLEPIRRVHSEGFVRFLQNAWQDWLATGRSHDMLPIAWPTRRLRQTEPDNIDGRLGYYSFDAGAPITAGTWQAITSSANVALSGQSELANGARSVFSLCRPPGHHAAADYMGGYCFFNNAAIAAQAFLDRGAGRVAILDVDYHHGNGTQDIFYDRADVLFTSIHGDPRFEYPYFLGYADEKGNGVGTGYNFNYPLAAGSDWATWSQALQAAIRQIQAYAADVLIVSLGVDTFKEDPISQFRLDSPDYLRMGEAIGKLGLATLFVMEGGYAVEEIGINAVNVLQGFEGVHR
- a CDS encoding SdiA-regulated domain-containing protein, translating into MPFHGDAQENTWPNSRASPMSLASKLPRFRWLLPAFVVLVGVVLTIVMHWDDRAGLWWKESQASQQQRDESIWLPGYRVVIDAKPLQGLEEEETSDLAYNPATRTLFTVTGKRPLLVELSLTGDVLRTIPLLGLSNPEGVAVLENGNVAVTDERRNTLTIFHVDPQTAELSTKSLAEFPLGNIGKKNKGFEGIAWDPRQQRLLLSKERDPMTLFSWKSDGGPSLSGAMTALPSDDLYMRNVSALSVDPRTGHTLVLSAESHLLLELDEKGEPVSFISLLGGFNGLDSKIPRAEGVAIDDEGTIYMVSEPNLFYVFRKKSGERLATSDAD